Proteins from a single region of Chromobacterium sp. ATCC 53434:
- a CDS encoding quinone oxidoreductase, protein MHAPTLSTAEPTVGRIAIEAYGDASVLTFERAALPPPAAGEVRVRHTAIGVNFVDVYHRAGRYALPALPGVPGVEAAGVVEAVGPGVESLRPGQRVAYAGLPAGAYATGRNLAASRLVALPDDVDADTAASLLLRGITAHMLFTRVRPLRAGDTVLVHAAAGGLGLVLTQWAKALGATVIGTVGSAAKAELALRHGLDHAILYRERDFAAGVLELTDGHGVDYAIDGIGGQTLLDTLGAVRPFGMVASVGQVAAGGTPAIDPERLGPVRSIALARPSVLRFIADPAQYREGAQATLDRLRAGLRPVVGAALPLERAADAHRLLESGAGAGAILLRP, encoded by the coding sequence ATGCACGCGCCAACATTGTCCACCGCGGAGCCGACGGTAGGCCGCATCGCCATCGAGGCCTACGGCGACGCCTCGGTCCTGACATTCGAACGGGCGGCGCTGCCGCCGCCGGCCGCCGGCGAGGTCCGCGTCCGCCACACGGCGATAGGCGTCAACTTCGTCGACGTCTACCACCGGGCCGGCCGCTACGCCTTGCCGGCGCTGCCCGGCGTGCCCGGGGTGGAGGCCGCCGGCGTCGTCGAGGCCGTCGGGCCGGGCGTCGAATCGCTGCGGCCGGGCCAGCGCGTCGCCTATGCCGGTCTGCCGGCCGGCGCCTACGCCACCGGCCGCAATCTCGCCGCCTCGCGTCTCGTCGCATTGCCGGACGATGTCGACGCCGACACGGCGGCCAGCCTGCTGTTGCGCGGCATCACCGCCCACATGCTGTTCACCCGGGTCAGGCCGCTGCGGGCCGGCGACACGGTGCTGGTGCACGCCGCCGCCGGCGGTCTGGGACTGGTGCTGACGCAATGGGCCAAGGCGCTGGGGGCCACGGTGATAGGCACTGTCGGCTCCGCCGCCAAGGCCGAGCTGGCGTTGCGGCACGGTCTGGACCACGCCATCCTGTACCGCGAGCGCGATTTCGCAGCGGGGGTGCTGGAGCTGACCGACGGGCACGGCGTCGATTACGCGATAGACGGCATAGGCGGGCAGACCCTGCTGGACACGCTGGGCGCGGTGCGGCCCTTCGGCATGGTGGCCAGCGTCGGCCAGGTCGCGGCCGGCGGGACGCCGGCGATCGATCCGGAACGGCTGGGGCCGGTCCGCTCGATCGCGCTGGCCCGGCCCAGCGTGCTCCGCTTCATCGCCGATCCTGCGCAGTATCGCGAAGGCGCGCAGGCGACGCTGGACAGGCTGCGGGCCGGCCTGAGGCCGGTGGTGGGCGCCGCGCTGCCGCTGGAGCGGGCGGCGGACGCGCACCGGCTGCTGGAGTCAGGCGCCGGAGCCGGCGCCATCCTGTTGCGGCCCTGA
- a CDS encoding MFS transporter, with translation MPVPVNNESLFSQGRTASCIGGIALISLLAFEAIAVAAAMPAVATALGGLDFYAIAFGGTLATSVVGMALGGEICDRYGAARSAWLGLAAFIAGLLAAGAASDMYTLVLGRLMQGLGSGLLGVAIYVGMSRAVPPALHPKLFAMFAGAWVVPALIGPGIAAGLVHAFGWRAVFLAVAAVAPVAGALLLPALSRQAAPAGADKPMRWRRLGWSLLAAGGALTLHGSSHLPQPEWIPPVLAIGFAVAVFAARRLLPAGSLRAAEGLPAVVAMRGLIAAAFFASEAFVPLILTTRYRWSLAEAGLALTAGALMWSVGSATQARLRAEAARRRGLTAGFVAMAVGLSVALVAAGLSLHPAWVVAGWALNGLGIGLSFPMLSVLTMKLSRPDEQGSNASALQLSDALSSSIALALAGMLMHALARPAAPPDAQPILALSALLALAGAWVSPRAFHATVRHPSRSGPQQDGAGSGA, from the coding sequence ATGCCAGTCCCCGTCAACAATGAAAGTCTTTTCAGCCAGGGCCGAACCGCCTCCTGCATAGGCGGCATCGCGCTGATCTCGCTGCTGGCCTTCGAGGCCATCGCCGTCGCCGCGGCGATGCCGGCCGTCGCCACGGCGCTGGGCGGCCTGGATTTCTACGCGATCGCCTTCGGCGGCACGCTGGCCACCTCGGTGGTCGGCATGGCGCTGGGCGGTGAAATCTGCGACCGCTACGGCGCGGCCCGCTCGGCCTGGCTGGGCCTGGCCGCCTTCATCGCCGGCCTGCTGGCGGCGGGTGCGGCCTCCGACATGTACACGCTGGTGCTGGGCCGGCTGATGCAGGGCCTGGGTTCCGGCCTGCTGGGCGTCGCCATCTATGTCGGCATGTCGCGCGCCGTGCCGCCGGCGCTGCACCCTAAGCTGTTCGCGATGTTCGCCGGCGCCTGGGTGGTGCCGGCGCTGATCGGCCCCGGCATCGCCGCCGGCCTGGTCCACGCCTTCGGCTGGCGCGCGGTGTTCCTGGCGGTGGCGGCGGTGGCGCCGGTGGCCGGCGCGCTGCTGCTGCCGGCGCTGAGCCGGCAGGCGGCCCCGGCCGGCGCCGACAAGCCGATGCGCTGGCGGCGGCTGGGCTGGAGCCTGCTGGCCGCCGGCGGCGCGCTGACCCTACACGGCAGCAGCCATCTGCCGCAGCCGGAATGGATACCGCCGGTCCTCGCCATCGGCTTCGCCGTCGCCGTTTTCGCGGCGCGCCGCCTGCTGCCGGCCGGCAGCCTGCGCGCCGCCGAGGGCCTGCCGGCGGTGGTGGCGATGCGCGGCCTGATCGCCGCCGCCTTCTTCGCCAGCGAAGCCTTCGTCCCGCTGATCCTGACCACCCGCTACCGCTGGAGCCTGGCCGAAGCCGGGCTGGCGCTGACCGCCGGCGCGCTGATGTGGAGCGTCGGCAGCGCCACCCAGGCGCGGCTGCGCGCCGAGGCCGCGCGCCGACGCGGACTCACCGCCGGCTTCGTCGCGATGGCCGTCGGCCTGTCCGTCGCGCTGGTCGCCGCCGGCCTGTCGCTGCACCCGGCCTGGGTGGTGGCCGGCTGGGCCTTGAACGGGCTGGGCATAGGCCTGAGCTTCCCGATGCTGTCGGTGTTGACGATGAAGCTTTCCCGACCGGACGAGCAAGGCAGCAACGCGTCGGCGCTGCAACTGAGCGACGCGCTGTCCTCCAGCATCGCGCTGGCGCTGGCCGGCATGCTGATGCACGCGCTGGCGCGCCCGGCCGCTCCGCCGGACGCGCAGCCCATCCTGGCGCTGTCTGCGCTGCTGGCGCTGGCCGGCGCCTGGGTCAGCCCGCGGGCGTTCCACGCCACGGTCCGGCACCCGTCCCGCTCAGGGCCGCAACAGGATGGCGCCGGCTCCGGCGCCTGA
- a CDS encoding aminoacyl-tRNA deacylase, which yields MKWNPEAFAALAARHGGEVLQHQQPLRSARQGAAHFGIAMAQTAPTLIIDADGDIFACILSGARDGVDWDKLAQTLGRSQARLADRRRVREITGCDAGAVPLLGLDLPCAMDRLLLAHDFVYGGAGDPLRTLKISPHALAELNRVSLWYE from the coding sequence ATGAAATGGAATCCGGAAGCCTTCGCCGCGCTGGCGGCCCGCCACGGCGGCGAGGTGCTGCAACACCAGCAGCCGCTGCGCTCGGCACGGCAAGGCGCGGCCCACTTCGGCATCGCGATGGCGCAGACGGCGCCGACGCTGATCATCGATGCGGACGGCGACATCTTCGCCTGCATCCTGTCCGGCGCACGGGACGGCGTGGACTGGGACAAGCTGGCGCAAACGCTGGGCCGCAGCCAGGCCCGGCTGGCGGACCGCCGCCGCGTGCGGGAGATCACCGGCTGCGACGCCGGCGCGGTGCCGCTGCTGGGTCTGGATCTCCCCTGCGCGATGGACCGCCTGCTGCTGGCCCACGACTTCGTCTACGGCGGCGCCGGCGATCCGCTCAGAACGCTGAAGATCTCCCCCCACGCGCTGGCGGAGTTGAACCGCGTCTCGCTCTGGTACGAGTAG
- a CDS encoding LysE family translocator — translation MTWTTWLQFAGVCMLGAMSPGPSLAMVLQQTARGGRAGGLAAAMGHALGVGLYALAAAQGLAMVMAAHPLLFKIISGLGAAYLVWLGVQGLRAASRPARAAGGETAAAAPTSAWRAARTGLAVSLSNPHLAVMFVALLSQFVTADMPASGQALLTGTAMGLDFGWYALLTLLISHPPVLRGLHRKSRWIDGCGGALMLLLGLRILVV, via the coding sequence ATGACCTGGACCACCTGGCTGCAATTCGCCGGCGTCTGCATGCTGGGCGCGATGTCGCCCGGCCCCAGCCTGGCGATGGTGTTGCAGCAGACCGCCCGCGGCGGACGCGCCGGCGGCCTGGCCGCCGCGATGGGACACGCGCTGGGCGTGGGCCTGTACGCGCTGGCCGCCGCCCAGGGGCTGGCGATGGTGATGGCGGCGCATCCGCTGCTGTTCAAGATCATCTCCGGCCTCGGCGCGGCCTACCTGGTCTGGCTGGGCGTGCAGGGCCTGCGCGCGGCGTCCCGCCCGGCGCGGGCCGCCGGCGGCGAAACCGCCGCCGCCGCGCCGACCTCGGCCTGGCGCGCCGCCCGCACCGGCCTGGCCGTGTCGCTGTCCAACCCGCACCTGGCGGTGATGTTCGTCGCCCTGCTCAGCCAGTTCGTCACCGCCGACATGCCGGCCAGCGGCCAGGCGCTGCTGACCGGCACCGCGATGGGACTGGATTTCGGCTGGTACGCGCTGCTGACGCTGCTGATTTCACATCCTCCGGTCCTGCGCGGCCTGCATCGCAAGAGCCGATGGATAGACGGCTGCGGCGGCGCGCTGATGCTGCTGCTGGGCCTGCGCATCCTGGTGGTGTGA
- a CDS encoding LysR family transcriptional regulator yields MSLPLNLNLLRSLEALLETRNLTHSAARLGLTQSAMSRHLVQLRAQFKDPLLLREGQRFVLTERAEELRLGLKTVLEQVEQLYQPPQFDPSACEREFSFAGSDYLAEYMLPDILDRVLPQAPAMGLRFLPWQAGRFDMLSDGTADLISTIADEVPDNIYGKSLGQDKPMCVMADDHPLRRQPALTLDDYLAWPHVRVSSASDKDGFVDVQLARQGLSRGVRIATPYFVSALSIVSRSRLLLTLPEHLAVRFQRQFPVRAKAMPFIDYTYRYWLLWHGRTDKDPAHRWFRGHVFDVLYHSIHGVSKYAGDA; encoded by the coding sequence ATGTCCCTCCCCCTGAATCTGAACCTGCTGCGTTCGCTGGAAGCGCTGCTGGAAACGCGGAACCTGACTCATTCGGCCGCCAGGCTGGGCCTGACCCAGTCGGCGATGAGCCGCCACCTGGTGCAGTTGCGCGCGCAGTTCAAAGACCCGCTGCTGCTGCGCGAGGGGCAGCGTTTCGTGCTGACCGAACGGGCCGAGGAACTGCGTCTGGGGCTGAAGACGGTGCTGGAGCAGGTGGAGCAGCTGTACCAGCCGCCGCAATTCGACCCGTCCGCCTGCGAGCGGGAATTCTCCTTCGCCGGCTCCGACTATCTGGCCGAATACATGCTGCCGGACATCCTGGACCGGGTGCTGCCGCAGGCGCCGGCGATGGGCCTGCGCTTCCTGCCCTGGCAGGCGGGCCGTTTCGACATGCTGTCGGACGGAACGGCAGACCTGATTTCCACCATCGCCGACGAGGTGCCGGACAATATCTACGGCAAGTCGCTAGGCCAGGACAAGCCGATGTGCGTGATGGCCGACGACCACCCGCTGCGCCGGCAGCCGGCGCTGACGCTGGACGACTATCTGGCCTGGCCGCATGTGCGCGTCAGTTCCGCCAGCGACAAGGACGGTTTCGTCGATGTCCAGCTGGCCCGGCAGGGCCTGAGCCGCGGCGTCCGCATCGCCACGCCCTATTTCGTGTCGGCCTTGAGCATCGTCTCCCGCAGCCGGCTGCTGCTGACGCTGCCGGAACACCTGGCCGTCCGCTTCCAGCGCCAGTTCCCGGTACGCGCCAAAGCCATGCCCTTCATCGATTACACCTACCGCTACTGGCTGCTGTGGCACGGCCGGACCGACAAGGACCCGGCGCACCGCTGGTTCCGCGGCCATGTCTTCGACGTGCTGTACCACTCGATCCACGGCGTCAGCAAGTATGCGGGGGACGCATAG
- the pcaF gene encoding 3-oxoadipyl-CoA thiolase codes for MTDAFICDAVRTPIGRFGGSLSGVRADDLAAIPLRALLERNPGLNPEAIDEVILGCANQAGEDNRNVARMGLLLAGYPVETPGLTVNRLCASGLDAVALAARSIKSGEAELLIAGGVESMSRAPFVMPKSDKAFGRDLQVHDTTIGWRFVNPAMESQYGVDTMPATAENVAREYGVNRQDQDAFALRSQQRYFAALETGFFDGEIIPVSIPRRKQDPLIVDRDEHPRQTSPEELAKLKALFGPDSSITAGNASGVNDGAAAMIIASAEAAQRHGLRPRARVVASASSGIAPRVMGAGPIEASRKALDKAGLSMDDIDVIELNEAFAAQALAVTRALGLPDDCERVNPNGGAIALGHPLGMSGSRLALTAVAQLQASGKRYALCTMCVGVGQGLALILERV; via the coding sequence ATGACCGACGCTTTCATCTGCGACGCCGTGCGCACGCCGATCGGCCGCTTCGGCGGCTCGCTGTCCGGCGTACGCGCCGACGATCTGGCGGCGATTCCGCTGCGCGCGCTGCTGGAACGCAATCCCGGCCTGAACCCGGAGGCCATCGACGAGGTGATCCTGGGCTGCGCCAACCAGGCCGGCGAGGACAACCGCAACGTCGCCCGCATGGGCCTGCTGCTGGCGGGCTACCCGGTGGAAACCCCGGGCCTGACGGTGAACCGCCTGTGCGCGTCCGGCCTGGACGCGGTGGCGCTGGCCGCCCGTAGCATCAAGTCCGGCGAGGCCGAGCTCTTGATCGCCGGCGGCGTGGAGTCGATGTCGCGCGCGCCGTTCGTGATGCCGAAATCGGACAAGGCCTTCGGCCGCGACCTGCAGGTCCACGACACCACCATAGGCTGGCGTTTCGTCAATCCGGCCATGGAGAGCCAATACGGCGTGGACACCATGCCGGCCACGGCGGAAAACGTGGCGCGCGAATACGGCGTCAATCGCCAGGACCAGGACGCGTTCGCGCTGCGCAGCCAGCAGCGTTATTTCGCCGCGCTGGAAACCGGCTTCTTCGACGGCGAGATCATTCCGGTGTCGATTCCGCGCCGCAAGCAGGATCCGTTGATCGTCGACCGCGACGAGCACCCGCGCCAGACTTCGCCGGAAGAGCTGGCCAAGCTGAAGGCGCTGTTCGGCCCGGACTCCAGCATCACCGCCGGCAACGCCTCCGGCGTCAACGACGGCGCGGCGGCGATGATCATCGCCTCGGCCGAGGCGGCGCAACGCCATGGCCTGCGCCCGCGCGCGCGGGTGGTGGCGTCGGCCAGCTCCGGCATCGCACCGCGCGTGATGGGCGCCGGGCCGATAGAAGCCAGCCGCAAGGCGCTCGACAAGGCCGGCCTGAGCATGGACGACATCGACGTGATCGAGTTGAACGAGGCCTTCGCCGCCCAGGCGCTGGCGGTCACCCGCGCGCTGGGCCTGCCCGACGATTGCGAACGGGTGAACCCGAACGGCGGCGCCATCGCGCTGGGCCACCCGCTGGGCATGAGCGGCAGCCGGCTGGCGCTGACCGCCGTCGCGCAGCTGCAGGCCAGCGGCAAGCGCTACGCGCTGTGCACGATGTGCGTCGGCGTGGGCCAAGGCCTGGCGCTGATTCTGGAACGCGTCTGA
- a CDS encoding alpha/beta hydrolase: MSAIDPNPHKEQGLEIYGAPLNQAKLAVVLLHGRRQSAEEAYKNGEAIGLADVAYILPIAKDRTWYPHSFMAPVDSNQPSLDHALDCVSATIEELRGYGFADRQIVLMGFSQGACLATEYIYRRPAAIGGLIAFSGGLFGPDEAAWESPAAALDFPAFFGTSDSDSWMPLERIESTAQAFRRAGADVDFRAYPGMPHHVCADEIDAARDLLSALLQPQASLN, translated from the coding sequence ATGAGCGCAATCGATCCGAACCCGCACAAAGAACAAGGCCTGGAAATCTACGGCGCGCCGCTGAACCAGGCCAAGCTGGCCGTGGTACTGCTGCACGGCCGCCGCCAGAGCGCCGAGGAAGCCTACAAGAACGGCGAAGCCATCGGCCTGGCCGATGTCGCCTACATCCTGCCGATCGCCAAGGACCGCACCTGGTATCCGCACAGCTTCATGGCCCCGGTGGACAGCAACCAGCCGTCGCTGGACCACGCGCTGGACTGCGTCAGCGCCACCATAGAAGAATTGCGCGGCTACGGCTTCGCCGACCGCCAGATCGTGCTGATGGGCTTTTCCCAGGGCGCCTGCCTGGCCACCGAATACATCTACCGCCGTCCGGCCGCCATCGGCGGGCTGATCGCCTTCTCCGGCGGCCTGTTCGGCCCCGATGAGGCGGCCTGGGAATCGCCGGCCGCGGCGCTGGACTTTCCGGCCTTCTTCGGCACCAGCGACAGCGACAGCTGGATGCCGCTGGAACGCATCGAAAGCACCGCCCAGGCCTTCCGCCGCGCCGGCGCCGATGTCGATTTCCGCGCCTATCCGGGCATGCCTCACCACGTCTGCGCCGACGAGATCGACGCCGCCCGCGATCTGCTGTCCGCGCTGTTGCAACCGCAAGCCAGCCTGAACTGA
- a CDS encoding 3-keto-5-aminohexanoate cleavage protein, whose amino-acid sequence MQKLIITAAVNGGITSRQKNPAVPFSPEEIAQAAHDCWNAGASVVHIHARNPDGTPSYDAGIYGEIVRLIRERCDILINLSTSGLNLPPQLEKKEAWNHLSFRPDIASFNCGSVNHGSKPFINPPDLARALALDIREYRAKPEIEVYHQGIIGEALKLQEDGYLTGPLCFSFAMGIQGGAAATCKNLLHFVESIPQDSVWSALGIGKHQLAINLHTMLLGGHVRTGLEDNVYYRYGELARDNTQLVERLVRLAGEVGREIASPSEAKQILGIH is encoded by the coding sequence ATGCAAAAACTGATCATCACCGCCGCCGTCAACGGCGGCATCACCAGCCGGCAAAAAAACCCGGCGGTTCCGTTCTCCCCGGAGGAGATCGCCCAGGCGGCCCACGACTGCTGGAACGCCGGCGCCTCGGTGGTCCACATCCATGCCCGAAATCCCGACGGCACGCCCAGCTACGACGCGGGCATCTATGGCGAAATCGTCCGTCTCATCCGCGAGCGCTGCGACATCCTGATCAACCTGAGCACCTCCGGCCTGAACCTGCCGCCGCAGCTGGAGAAGAAAGAGGCCTGGAACCATCTGTCCTTCCGCCCCGACATCGCCTCCTTCAACTGCGGCTCGGTCAACCACGGCAGCAAGCCCTTCATCAATCCGCCGGACCTGGCCCGCGCGCTGGCGCTGGACATCCGCGAATACCGGGCCAAGCCGGAAATCGAGGTCTACCACCAGGGCATCATCGGCGAGGCGCTGAAACTTCAGGAAGACGGCTATCTGACCGGTCCGCTGTGCTTCAGCTTCGCCATGGGCATACAGGGCGGCGCGGCGGCCACCTGCAAGAACCTGCTGCACTTCGTCGAAAGCATCCCGCAGGACAGCGTGTGGTCGGCCCTGGGCATAGGCAAGCATCAGCTGGCGATCAATCTGCACACCATGCTGCTGGGCGGCCACGTGCGCACCGGCCTGGAAGACAACGTCTATTACCGCTACGGCGAGCTGGCCCGCGACAACACCCAGTTGGTGGAGCGCCTGGTCCGACTGGCCGGCGAAGTCGGCCGCGAAATCGCCTCCCCGTCCGAAGCCAAACAGATTCTGGGCATTCACTAA
- a CDS encoding DMT family transporter, producing MSKQHYDAKRYWLLILAATFLFGSTFPSSKIVLSEMPPLWAAVARFLVASAGIAPILLWQRLHRRHAASQRRPWGILILIGLLQTAGSMGFLNIGLRSTTPAKAAILMACTPLIVALMSRLALKEKIHPLAAVGLALAFFGVAMCIGLNKLDGFGAGDALVLCGAACWAASTLVVKSSRIAINVWVLTFWQMLIGSAFLALLAWAVGEAPALPHGDRALIAFLWLALPATTGAMALWFMALELGGAVRTSGFLFLSPLFATLISFAAFGYSLSLHELAGGVLIGIGIYLVSKRPDAAGRPHALPADGKA from the coding sequence ATGTCCAAGCAACATTACGACGCCAAGCGCTACTGGCTGCTGATTCTGGCCGCCACCTTTCTGTTCGGCTCCACTTTCCCGTCCTCCAAGATCGTGCTGTCGGAAATGCCGCCGCTATGGGCCGCCGTGGCGCGCTTTCTGGTGGCGTCGGCCGGCATCGCTCCCATTCTGTTGTGGCAGCGTCTCCATCGGCGGCATGCCGCTTCCCAGCGACGCCCCTGGGGCATTCTGATCTTGATCGGCCTGCTGCAGACCGCCGGATCGATGGGCTTTCTCAATATCGGCCTGCGCAGCACCACCCCGGCCAAGGCCGCCATCCTGATGGCGTGCACGCCGCTGATCGTGGCGCTGATGTCGCGGCTGGCCTTGAAAGAAAAAATCCACCCACTGGCTGCCGTCGGCCTGGCGCTGGCCTTTTTCGGCGTCGCCATGTGCATAGGCCTCAACAAGCTGGACGGTTTCGGCGCCGGCGACGCGCTGGTGCTGTGCGGCGCGGCCTGCTGGGCCGCCTCGACGCTGGTGGTCAAGAGCAGCCGCATCGCCATCAACGTCTGGGTGCTGACCTTCTGGCAGATGCTGATCGGTTCGGCCTTCCTGGCGTTGCTGGCCTGGGCCGTCGGCGAAGCGCCGGCGCTGCCGCACGGCGACCGGGCGCTGATCGCCTTCCTGTGGCTGGCGCTGCCGGCCACCACCGGGGCCATGGCCCTGTGGTTCATGGCGCTGGAACTGGGCGGCGCGGTGCGCACCAGCGGCTTCCTGTTCCTGTCGCCGCTATTCGCCACGCTGATTTCCTTCGCCGCTTTCGGCTACTCGCTGTCGCTGCACGAGCTGGCCGGCGGCGTGCTGATCGGCATCGGCATCTACCTGGTGTCCAAACGCCCGGACGCCGCCGGACGGCCGCACGCCCTGCCCGCCGACGGCAAGGCCTGA
- a CDS encoding helix-turn-helix domain-containing protein yields MSKDFPSGHLIGAHRHREGQLIFAVAGVMELSTAAGLWLVPPQRGIWMPPDTEHSMRARGAVSLRTLYIQSPRYLAQLPHAPKAVVISPLMREIIIRLMRTSSIPPTDQKEGRLLDLLIDEIQWSSEAALPLPPLNDQRLQRVCSAILAAPGDKRGLNEWAEMVGASSRTLARLFQQELGVSYLYWRQQVCAMAALPRLGAGEPVTLIASDLGYETPGAFSSMFRRIMNTTPSQYFS; encoded by the coding sequence ATGTCCAAAGACTTTCCCAGCGGCCACCTGATCGGCGCGCACCGGCACCGGGAAGGCCAGCTGATTTTCGCCGTCGCCGGCGTGATGGAGCTTTCCACCGCCGCCGGCCTGTGGCTGGTGCCGCCGCAACGCGGCATCTGGATGCCCCCCGACACGGAACACAGCATGCGCGCGCGCGGCGCCGTGTCGCTGCGGACCTTGTACATCCAGTCCCCGCGCTATCTGGCGCAATTGCCGCATGCGCCGAAAGCCGTCGTCATTTCGCCGTTGATGCGGGAAATCATCATCCGCCTGATGCGCACCAGCAGCATACCGCCGACCGATCAAAAAGAAGGCCGGCTGCTGGACTTGCTGATCGACGAGATCCAGTGGTCCAGCGAGGCGGCCCTGCCGCTGCCGCCGCTCAACGACCAGCGCTTGCAGCGGGTATGCTCCGCCATCCTGGCGGCCCCCGGCGACAAGCGCGGCCTGAACGAATGGGCGGAGATGGTCGGGGCGTCCAGCCGCACACTCGCGCGCTTGTTCCAGCAGGAACTGGGCGTATCCTATCTGTACTGGCGGCAACAGGTCTGCGCGATGGCGGCGCTGCCACGACTGGGCGCCGGCGAGCCGGTCACCCTGATCGCCTCGGACCTGGGCTATGAGACGCCGGGCGCCTTCTCCTCGATGTTCCGCCGCATCATGAACACCACGCCCAGCCAGTACTTCTCCTGA
- a CDS encoding NAD-dependent epimerase/dehydratase family protein codes for MTTQQQILVIGAAGGIGGELARQLRDAGWRVRGLVRTLEQPEQSRDGIAWVRGDAMRPDDVARAARGCAVIVHAVNPPGYRRWAELVLPMLDNTIAAARQQGATVVLPGTVYNYGPDAFPIITEDAPQRPLTRKGAIRVEMEARLRAYAADGGRTLIVRAGDFFGPRAGNNWFSQGLVQPGKTPGRIQNPAAPGVGHQWAYLPDVARNIVDLLARRESLEPFATFHLGGHWDGDGTEMAQAIRRVLQRHGLSATVTAFPWWMIRLIAPFNATLRELMEMRYLWRRPVRMDNRRLLAVQGREWLTPLDEAVETTLRGLGCLPR; via the coding sequence ATGACGACGCAACAACAGATATTGGTGATAGGGGCCGCGGGCGGCATCGGCGGCGAGCTGGCGCGCCAGTTGCGCGACGCGGGCTGGCGTGTCCGCGGCCTGGTCCGCACGCTGGAACAGCCCGAACAGTCCCGCGACGGCATAGCCTGGGTGCGCGGCGACGCGATGCGGCCCGACGATGTGGCACGGGCGGCCCGGGGATGCGCGGTCATCGTCCACGCGGTGAACCCGCCGGGCTACCGGCGCTGGGCCGAGCTGGTGCTGCCTATGCTGGACAACACGATAGCCGCGGCGCGGCAGCAGGGCGCGACCGTCGTGCTGCCGGGAACGGTGTACAACTACGGACCGGACGCCTTTCCCATCATCACAGAGGACGCCCCGCAGCGCCCGCTGACGCGCAAAGGCGCGATACGGGTGGAAATGGAGGCCAGGCTGCGCGCCTACGCGGCCGATGGCGGCCGGACGCTGATCGTCCGCGCCGGCGATTTCTTCGGCCCCCGCGCCGGCAACAACTGGTTTTCGCAGGGTCTGGTCCAGCCCGGCAAGACGCCCGGCCGCATCCAGAATCCGGCGGCGCCCGGCGTCGGACATCAATGGGCCTATCTGCCGGACGTGGCGCGCAATATCGTCGATCTGCTGGCGCGGCGCGAATCGCTGGAGCCGTTCGCCACCTTTCATCTCGGCGGCCATTGGGACGGGGACGGCACCGAGATGGCGCAGGCGATACGCCGCGTGCTGCAAAGGCACGGCCTGAGCGCCACGGTGACGGCCTTCCCCTGGTGGATGATCCGGCTGATCGCGCCATTCAACGCCACGCTGCGCGAGCTGATGGAAATGCGCTATCTGTGGCGCAGGCCGGTGCGGATGGACAACCGCCGGCTGCTGGCGGTTCAGGGGCGAGAATGGCTGACGCCGCTGGACGAGGCGGTGGAGACGACGCTGCGCGGCCTGGGTTGCCTGCCGCGTTGA
- a CDS encoding LysR family transcriptional regulator — translation MDTTIDWQLYRSFLAVLREGSLSAAARALGLAQPTLGRHVDALEAALGVSLFTRWQGGLLPTDSARELSRYAEAMASNAAALERMASGLGNAPGGVVRVTASEVVGVEALPAILAELRLNHPGIEVELVLSNRTQDLLQREADIAVRMVRPQQAQLIARSIGNIDIGLHATPAYLAARGEPAAPAQLDGHSLIGFDRPSAFVREAAKRMPALSRERFGLRSDSDLAQLALLRAGAGIGFCQRPLARRYGLSWVLPEHYRLSMDTWVTMHEDLRHNPACKAVFDALVDGMRRYAGV, via the coding sequence ATGGATACGACGATAGACTGGCAGCTATACCGCTCCTTTCTCGCGGTGCTGCGCGAGGGCTCGCTGTCGGCGGCGGCGCGCGCGCTGGGCCTGGCGCAGCCCACTCTGGGCAGACACGTAGACGCGCTGGAGGCCGCGCTGGGCGTTTCGCTGTTCACCCGCTGGCAGGGCGGCTTGTTGCCGACCGACTCGGCCCGGGAGCTGAGCCGCTATGCCGAGGCGATGGCCAGCAACGCGGCGGCGCTGGAGCGCATGGCGTCCGGCCTGGGCAATGCGCCTGGCGGCGTGGTCAGAGTCACCGCCAGCGAAGTGGTGGGGGTGGAGGCGCTGCCGGCGATACTGGCCGAATTGCGTCTGAATCATCCAGGCATCGAGGTGGAGTTGGTGTTGAGCAACCGCACGCAGGACCTGCTGCAGCGCGAGGCCGATATCGCGGTGCGAATGGTGCGTCCGCAGCAGGCGCAGTTGATCGCCCGCTCGATAGGCAATATCGACATCGGCCTGCACGCGACGCCGGCCTATCTCGCGGCGCGCGGCGAGCCGGCCGCGCCGGCGCAGCTGGACGGCCACAGCCTGATAGGCTTCGACCGGCCCAGCGCCTTTGTGCGGGAGGCGGCCAAGCGGATGCCGGCCCTGAGCCGGGAGAGATTCGGCCTGCGCAGCGACAGCGACCTGGCCCAGCTCGCGCTATTGCGGGCCGGCGCCGGCATCGGCTTCTGCCAGCGGCCGTTGGCGCGGCGCTACGGCCTGAGCTGGGTGCTGCCCGAGCACTATCGCCTGTCGATGGATACCTGGGTCACCATGCACGAAGACCTGCGCCACAATCCGGCCTGCAAGGCGGTGTTCGACGCCCTGGTCGACGGCATGCGGCGTTACGCCGGCGTTTAG